A stretch of the Gossypium hirsutum isolate 1008001.06 chromosome D07, Gossypium_hirsutum_v2.1, whole genome shotgun sequence genome encodes the following:
- the LOC107953883 gene encoding abscisic acid receptor PYL2 codes for MDSGLTQEEFDELKPLIDTYHKFDPTPNTCTSLIKQRIDAPARTVWPFVRSFENPQKYKHFVKSCNISAGDGGVGSVREVTVVSGLPASTSTERLEILDDAKRILSFRVVGGEHRLRNYWSVTSVNEFHNEGKVYTIVLESYIVDIPEGNSGEDTKMFVDTVVKLNLQKLGIVAMGSFRGHD; via the coding sequence ATGGACTCGGGCCTAACCCAAGAGGAATTCGATGAGCTAAAGCCCCTCATCGACACATACCACAAGTTCGACCCAACGCCAAACACATGCACGTCGCTAATAAAGCAGCGCATCGACGCCCCAGCCCGAACCGTGTGGCCATTCGTTCGAAGCTTCGAAAACCCCCAGAAATACAAACACTTCGTCAAGAGCTGCAACATCAGCGCCGGCGACGGTGGCGTCGGTAGCGTTCGGGAAGTGACCGTCGTTTCAGGCCTTCCGGCTTCGACGAGTACCGAGAGGCTCGAGATTTTGGACGACGCGAAGCGTATATTGAGCTTTAGGGTGGTGGGCGGTGAGCATAGGCTGAGGAACTACTGGTCAGTGACTTCGGTCAATGAGTTCCACAATGAAGGCAAAGTTTACACCATTGTTTTAGAGTCTTATATAGTTGATATACCAGAAGGGAACAGTGGGGAAGATACTAAGATGTTTGTGGACACTGTCGTGAAATTGAATCTGCAGAAGCTTGGGATTGTAGCAATGGGTTCTTTTCGTGGGCATGattga
- the LOC107953884 gene encoding protein REVERSION-TO-ETHYLENE SENSITIVITY1 isoform X1, giving the protein MPRGRPPIMDLKTAYDVELSGSRIQHELWPLDEIDPRKAKFPCCLVWTPLPVVSWLAPFIGHVGICREAGAILDFSGSYFVNVEDFAFGAAARYVQLDREKCCFPPNLAGHKCKHGYQHEEFGTALTWDDALQLSMRHFEHKSYNLFTCNSYSFVANCLNRLCYEGSMDWNMITVAALILFKGQWVNSMSVIRSFLPFTVVLCLGLLLVGWPFLVGLFSFSLLLFGWFLLGTYCVKTLLES; this is encoded by the exons ATGCCGCGTGGAAGACCTCCTATAATGGATCTGAAAACAGCTTATGATGTTGAACTCAGTGGATCTAGAATTCAGCATGAACTATGGCCATTAGATGAAATTGATCCGAGGAAAGCAAAGTTTCCTTGCTGTCTGGTTTGGACCCCACTCCCAGTTGTCTCATGGTTGGCACCTTTCATTGGCCACGTTGGCATTTGCCGAGAAGCTGGCGCGATTTTGGACTTTTCAGGATCATATTTTGTGAATGTCGAGGATTTTGCTTTTGGTGCTGCAGCTCGATACGTTCAACTCGATAGAGAAAAG TGCTGCTTTCCTCCCAACCTGGCTGGTCACAAATGCAAGCACGGGTATCAGCATGAAGAGTTTGGGACTGCACTCACATGGGATGATGCCTTGCAGTTGAGCATGCGTCACTTTGAGCACAAGAGCTACAACCTCTTCACATGCAACTCTTACTCATTTGTAGCCAATTGTCTCAACCGGCTCTGCTACGAAGGATCAATGGATTGGAACATGATAACTGTGGCAGCTCTAATACTGTTCAAGGGGCAGTGGGTCAATAGCATGTCGGTAATAAGATCATTCCTCCCTTTCACAGTGGTGCTATGCCTCGGGTTACTGCTCGTCGGATGGCCATTCTTGGTTGGACTTTTCTCGTTCTCTCTCCTACTCTTTGGGTGGTTTCTGTTGGGTACTTACTGTGTCAAAACCTTGTTGGAAAGCTAG
- the LOC107953884 gene encoding protein REVERSION-TO-ETHYLENE SENSITIVITY1 isoform X2, with translation MPRGRPPIMDLKTAYDVELSGSRIQHELWPLDEIDPRKAKFPCCLVWTPLPVVSWLAPFIGHVGICREAGAILDFSGSYFVNVEDFAFGAAARYVQLDREKCCFPPNLAGHKCKHGYQHEEFGTALTWDDALQLSMRHFEHKSYNLFTCNSYSFVANCLNRLCYEGSMDWNMITVAALILFKGQWVNSMSVIRSFLPFTVVLCLGLLLVGWPFLVGLFSFSLLLFGWFLLGWCVLSKP, from the exons ATGCCGCGTGGAAGACCTCCTATAATGGATCTGAAAACAGCTTATGATGTTGAACTCAGTGGATCTAGAATTCAGCATGAACTATGGCCATTAGATGAAATTGATCCGAGGAAAGCAAAGTTTCCTTGCTGTCTGGTTTGGACCCCACTCCCAGTTGTCTCATGGTTGGCACCTTTCATTGGCCACGTTGGCATTTGCCGAGAAGCTGGCGCGATTTTGGACTTTTCAGGATCATATTTTGTGAATGTCGAGGATTTTGCTTTTGGTGCTGCAGCTCGATACGTTCAACTCGATAGAGAAAAG TGCTGCTTTCCTCCCAACCTGGCTGGTCACAAATGCAAGCACGGGTATCAGCATGAAGAGTTTGGGACTGCACTCACATGGGATGATGCCTTGCAGTTGAGCATGCGTCACTTTGAGCACAAGAGCTACAACCTCTTCACATGCAACTCTTACTCATTTGTAGCCAATTGTCTCAACCGGCTCTGCTACGAAGGATCAATGGATTGGAACATGATAACTGTGGCAGCTCTAATACTGTTCAAGGGGCAGTGGGTCAATAGCATGTCGGTAATAAGATCATTCCTCCCTTTCACAGTGGTGCTATGCCTCGGGTTACTGCTCGTCGGATGGCCATTCTTGGTTGGACTTTTCTCGTTCTCTCTCCTACTCTTTGGGTGGTTTCTGTTGG GTTGGTGTGTTCTTTCAAAACCCTAG